A genomic stretch from Arachis stenosperma cultivar V10309 chromosome 3, arast.V10309.gnm1.PFL2, whole genome shotgun sequence includes:
- the LOC130967441 gene encoding uncharacterized protein LOC130967441, giving the protein MAKEFKVPPVAFPQAGNPIAGGPNIQQRRMAAPPFQPNSGIPFMSFDIGSAAASTSSGPIYSGPGTVGGSANFDDEEPLLEELGIHPEQIWSKIRSVLNPFRVNHTIHKDSDLSGPILLYMSFCLFQLLAGKIQFGVILGWIVVSSIFLYVVFNMLAGRAGNLDLHTCTSVVGYCMLPVVIYSAMSLFLPQGGIVAIVAASVFVLWATRASTGLIVLLADGGDEHRGLIAYACFLIYTLFSLLVVF; this is encoded by the coding sequence ATGGCTAAAGAGTTCAAGGTTCCGCCGGTGGCCTTCCCACAAGCCGGAAACCCCATCGCCGGAGGTCCAAACATCCAGCAGCGACGCATGGCTGCGCCGCCCTTCCAGCCAAACTCCGGCATCCCCTTCATGTCCTTTGACATAGGCTCCGCCGCGGCGTCCACCTCATCTGGCCCAATCTACTCTGGACCGGGCACCGTGGGCGGCTCCGCCAACTTCGACGACGAAGAACCACTCCTCGAGGAGCTCGGGATCCACCCTGAACAAATCTGGAGCAAGATCCGATCCGTTCTGAACCCGTTCCGCGTGAACCACACCATCCACAAGGATTCCGATCTATCCGGACCGATCCTTCTCTACATGTCATTTTGCCTCTTCCAGTTACTTGCCGGAAAAATCCAATTCGGCGTGATTCTTGGCTGGATCGTGGTCTCTTCGATCTTCTTGTACGTGGTTTTTAACATGCTTGCCGGTCGAGCCGGTAACTTGGACCTTCACACGTGCACCAGCGTGGTTGGTTACTGCATGTTGCCGGTGGTGATCTACTCGGCCATGTCGCTATTCCTGCCTCAGGGAGGGATCGTGGCGATTGTTGCCGCTTCGGTTTTCGTGCTGTGGGCGACCAGGGCTTCGACGGGTCTCATCGTTTTGCTTGCGGATGGCGGCGACGAGCACCGTGGCTTGATAGCGTATGCGTGTTTCTTGATATACACTCTGTTTTCGTTGCTTGTTGTGTTCTAG
- the LOC130969276 gene encoding uncharacterized protein LOC130969276, giving the protein MGFHALANSKSFFTSETHLPYLPSFSSDRRRPTPTPLTRTLHLNQRPNSLRVFATQEEPPKLNSQDLMELKFGRLLGEDPKLTLAKIMGRKANPDATFLDIEKSYYKKGKHVEVEEVPFEGSKERKSSSKLDGLGLVRPVPAKGASFQSSDNKVPLEIKKPSQQQSNAGNVNKSILKRPLQSNAGSLNVSSAPNVILRKPTVYKEDDEDVLSRLRVRPNLYQHMRDGQVKEKFSDMSLLRKPEPPIAKDEDTNQESSTCADNKNDLKISVEDSRGKAGNWTLLEQPHRPESNNDEQSADSNVMLKNDELEQHYEFQQELSDSSQLSNLNSVDKVDLSEQVPLQGKPQRLDQHVKQTSDVVEENAFMNTGGYKNNDELGNLVDVSDFQEGEDADWTRAEDLIRNGDRADVEILSCSSKGFIVSFGSLVGFLPYRNLVSKWKFLAFESWLRKKGLDPSMYKQSLDTITSYDAEKNKVSPNSPLYQENDTNVEEKFSPDMKMEDLLRIYDQEKIEFLSSFIGQKVRANLLSVERKSRKLIFSLKPKENEDLLEKKRNLMARLQVGDIVKCCIQKITYFGIFVELEGEFALIHQSELSWDATLNPASYFKIGQVIEAKVLQLDFALGRISLSLKGVTPDPLMDSLESVVGEHGHLDGRLEEAQTDEEWPEVESLIKELQKIEGIESVSKGRFFRSPGLAPTFQVYMASIFDNQYKLLARSGNKIQEVIVETCIDKERMKSVIMTCTNRVE; this is encoded by the exons ATGGGTTTCCATGCACTTGCCAATAGCAAATCCTTCTTCACCAGCGAAACCCACCTTCCTTACCTTCCTTCATTTTCATCTGATAGAAGAagaccaacaccaacaccactGACGAGAACACTTCATTTGAATCAAAGACCCAATTCACTAAGGGTCTTTGCCACGCAGGAAGAGCCCCCGAAGCTCAATAGCCAGGACTTGATGGAACTCAAGTTTGGACGCTTACTTGGAGAGGACCCTAAGCTTACTCTCGCCAAg ATAATGGGAAGAAAAGCTAACCCTGATGCTACTTTTCTTGATATTGAGAAATCGTATTATAAGAAGGGGAAACACGTTGAGGTGGAGGAAGTTCCATTTGAAGGTTCTAAGGAAAGGAAGTCATCGAGTAAATTGGATGGTTTGGGTTTGGTGCGGCCTGTTCCGGCTAAAGGGGCAAGCTTCCAATCCAGTGATAACAAAGTTCCATTGGAGATTAAGAAACCGAGCCAACAGCAGAGTAATGCAGGGAATGTCAATAAAAGTATTCTGAAAAGGCCACTGCAGAGTAATGCAGGGAGTCTTAATGTAAGTAGTGCTCCTAATGTTATTCTGAGAAAGCCAACCGTGTATAAAGAGGATGACGAGGACGTGTTGTCAAGGTTGAGAGTAAGACCAAATTTGTATCAGCACATGCGGGATGGACAAGTGAAGGAGAAGTTTAGTGATATGTCGCTTTTGAGGAAGCCTGAACCACCAATTGCCAAGGATGAAGATACAAACCAAGAGTCTTCTACTTGTGCGGACAATAAAAATGATTTGAAGATCAGTGTAGAAGATTCAAGAGGTAAAGCTGGTAACTGGACATTATTAGAACAGCCTCATAGACCGGAGAGCAACAATGATGAACAGTCTGCTGATTCAAATGTTATGCTTAAAAATGAT GAATTGGAGCAGCATTATGAGTTCCAGCAGGAGCTGTCTGATTCAAGTCAACTGTCAAATTTAAATTCAGTTGATAAAGTGGACTTGTCTGAGCAAGTTCCACTACAGGGAAAGCCGCAAAG ATTAGACCAACATGTGAAGCAAACCTCAGATGTTGTTGAAGAGAATGCTTTTATGAATACCGGAGGTTACAAAAACAATGATGAACTAGGGAATCTTGTTGATGTTTCAGATTTTCAG GAGGGTGAAGATGCTGATTGGACCAGGGCAGAAGATTTGATTAGGAATGGAGATAGGGCAGATGTGGAAATATTAAGTTGTAGTAGCAAAGGCTTCATT GTATCTTTTGGATCTTTGGTAGGATTCCTGCCGTACCGTAACCTTGTTTCCAAGTGGAAGTTCTTAGCTTTTGAGTCATGGTTAAGAAAGAAGGGATTGGATCCATCCATGTACAAGCAGAGTTTAGACACTATTACAAGCTATGATgctgaaaaaaataaagtttctCCCAATTCTCCTCTATATCAGGAGAATGATACTAATGTTGAAGAGAAATTTTCTCCAGATATGAAAATGGAAGATCTGTTAAGGATTTATGACCAAGAGAAAATTGAGTTCTTGTCCTCTTTTATTGGGCAG AAAGTTAGAGCAAATCTATTATCCGTAGAAAGAAAATCTAGAAAGCTCATATTTTCATTAAAACCAAAAGAGAACGAAGACCTACTTGAGAAGAAGAGAAATCTCATG GCTAGACTTCAGGTTGGGGATATAGTAAAATGTTGCATCCAGAAGATAACTTACTTTGGGATTTTTGTAGAG CTTGAAGGGGAGTTTGCACTAATTCATCAATCAGAATTATCATGGGATGCCACCTTAAACCCAGCATCATACTTCAAGATTGGTCAG GTTATAGAGGCAAAAGTTCTGCAATTAGACTTTGCTCTTGGGCGCATATCTTTATCGTTAAAGGGAGTCACG CCCGATCCATTAATGGATTCCTTGGAGTCTGTAGTTGGGGAGCATGGACACTTAGATGGGAGATTGGAAGAAGCTCAAACAGATGAGGAG TGGCCTGAAGTTGAATCTCTCATCAAAGAATTACAAAAGATTGAGGGGATCGAGTCTGTTTCAAAAGGCCGGTTCTTCAGAAGCCCTGGTTTGGCACCAACTTTCCAG GTTTACATGGCATCGATCTTCGACAATCAGTACAAGTTGCTGGCTCGATCTGGAAACAAAATACAAGAG GTGATAGTTGAAACGTGTATAGATAAAGAAAGGATGAAATCGGTGATAATGACATGTACCAATAGAGTGGAATAG
- the LOC130969277 gene encoding tetraspanin-10-like, with protein MGVGTSTFVTRWINFLTMVLAIVVIIFGVWMSMHHDGCRKSLTLPVLALGAVIFLISIVGFLGALKNNSILLWIYLILLFFVLVGILVFTVLVFIVTNDGSGHSVTGLRYKEYQLQDYSSWFLKELNNSHNWERLRVCLVKSDDCNKLSKKYKTLKEYKLAKLSPVEAGCCRPPSQCGFPAVNSSYYDLTFHPASANKDCKRYKNSGAIKCYDCDSCKAGVAQYMKIEWRVVAIFNVVLFVVLCIVYFVGCCARRNAARGHSKA; from the exons ATGGGTGTCGGAACTAGCACCTTCGTTACCAGATGGATCAACTTCCTCACCATG GTTTTAGCCATCGTTGTCATAATATTTGGGGTGTGGATGAGCATGCATCATGATGGGTGCAGAAAGTCTCTCACTTTACCTGTGTTAGCCCTTGGAGCAGTTATTTTCTTAAT ATCCATAGTCGGTTTTTTGGGCGCCCTGAAAAATAACTCCATACTGTTGTGGATT TATCTGATCTTGCTGTTCTTTGTCTTGGTGGGAATCTTGGTGTTCACTGTGTTGGT GTTCATTGTGACTAATGATGGATCAGGTCATAGTGTGACTGGCTTGAG GTACAAGGAGTATCAACTTCAAGATTATAGCTCTTGGTTTCTCAAAGAG TTGAACAATTCTCACAACTGGGAGCGACTTAGGGTTTGTCTTGTTAAATCTGATGACTGCAATAAACTATCCAAAAAATATAAG ACTCTCAAAGAATATAAATTAGCTAAGTTGAGCCCTGTCGAGGCTGGTTGCTGCCGACCACCTTCCCA ATGTGGGTTTCCCGCTGTAAATTCCTCCTACTATGACTTGACATTTCATCCGGCTAGTGCTAACAAAGATTGCAAGCGATACAAAAATTCCGGAGCTATCAAATGTTATGACTGTGATTCTTGCAA GGCTGGAGTGGCACAATACATGAAAATTGAGTGGAGAGTTGTAGCAATATTCAATGTTGTGCTATTTGTTGTGTTG TGTATTGTATACTTTGTGGGATGCTGTGCAAGACGAAATGCTGCCAGGGGACATTCTAAAGCGTGA